The genomic DNA CTAATTTTTGACCAGAAtcgcatttggacccaaaatctcatgctcttTCACATATATATGAAATGTATTGCTATATTTAACGACACCAGTCTGTATTTATTGAATCATGCATTAAATAATGCATGTAGGGTCTCGCTTCATATTTATGTTGAACAGTCACCATATGGCGTAAATTTAAATGTGATGTAATATCCAGGAAGAAAACTCATCCAGGTTTACTAGACATAAGAAAATATGAATTAGAAAAAGTACAAAATGCTCAGTTTAAACTATTATGCTTTTTATATTTCGTACAGTCTGGAATTGCCAAGAATAACCTCAATATTTCCACTGAACCAGTGTCTGCTTTGGAATATTGCAAACACACTCACAAGCGTCAGCACGAGTACTGTACTATTTATCACCCAAGTGGATTAACTAGCTCAGAAGCGGATATTTTTCAAGATGGAAGACAGTATATTGTAGTAGATATTGGAGGTATTCcatcaatttattttgtttagaGTATGCTATAAAACAATGACATTTTGAACAGGAATGGTTGGTCCCAATCAACAAAGtgattaacataaaataatattggacaGTTTCGATGAGTACTTATTTAACCCCATAACCGGAAATTTACATTTATAGGAGTTTTCAAAAGAATGTGCTCCTACTCAAATGAATAGTTTGCTAACTAGTTATCAGCTTGTAATGTTTCAATTGCATAAACTAGGAAACACTACAGATCAAGACGCAAACTTTCTCAGTCTATGCTTTCATGAAAATGACACTAACATAAGACAAGAACCTATCCGGCATCACTTAATTTAGTCACATTTTATTGATCGTTGCTCGTTGGCAtttagttattacatatttcaataattattatataattatcaaacctCAAGAGGGCCCGACACAAAGTTCTGATAGAGAATATAATTTCGATATCACTGACACGATGTGTTATATGTAATTAGATAGGCAGTCGTTTAGATATAAGTAATTCTTAATAGTTGTGACTGCTGACATATATTGATCATTTACGCTCAAGTTACCTTCGGTTTATTCTTCATTATAGGAGAAACGCTAGATGTCACAGTTATTAAGACAGGCCTCAGACGAAATGTTACAGAGCAGCATAAAGTTTGTGTTGTTGGGAGTGGTAGTAACAGCTTACACGAAGCACTTGACAATGTTTTGACAGACCTCGTTGGAAATAAAGCATATCACAGGTTCAGCACTGAAAAACATGATGATTATAGGTTTTTGCACAAAGTATTCAATGAAACACTGAAAAACGAAGATACACATTCTAACAGGGTCATCAGTGTGAAGGTACTTGAATTAATTGTGTTTGACATCGAATCAGAAGATAATTTTAAGACTGCCCTTGGTATGTCTCCTTATGCTGGTGAGATTAGTGTTTGTGCCGATAAGCTGAGATTGTCTGCAGCTTTTTGGAAAGGACTTGTAGCAGAATATTGTCTGACGTTAGTCAAGCAACTAAACGATGTGTTTGAGAAATACTCATGTgacaaaaacatttgtttattgcTTGTTGGAGGATCTGCTAGTTTTAAAACGGTCCAAGAAGCTGTGATGAAAGAATTTAATAACTTTGACATTTTCATTCCGATGCAACCTGAAATTGCTACAGTCGGGGGTTCCGTAATGCTGGGACATGTCCCTCCATTTACGATAGATCGTGTTCCAAACGGAAGAGACACCATAGTGATGATAGAAGATAATCAGTCAAAAGCAAGTGATTGTAAAATAGATGACCAAGCAGTCGCAAGTGATTTTGTGCAAAGTATATCCGAGATGTCAGTTTCGAGCGACTTTATAGAAGACGAAACAATAGCCAGATCATCGAATATGCAGACaggtaaaatgtataaaataccaaatgaattctttttttttctactcAAAAACTTACtcgaaaattataaagaaaataattatttgccATCTGTTAACTTGTAACCATTAAATCCTTGTACAGAAACCCACTCCCAATCTTTCTCTCAAACACGCAAATCATTGTGCCATAAAATCATTATCTGACTGTAGTCGCGGATATATTTGGCAAATAGTCCAATTCAGATTCTTTCATTCATTGTTGTAAAATGATCAGAATTTGACGAAATAAAGTATTTAGAATTATTAATACATGAATCCGCCCTTAAGTGGTATtcaaacatatacaatgtatgttGATGATGGAACAGTTTTTATCTGTATTGAGGTACTCAATCTTCTATCACGCAGGACTGAAATCTTTGTCACAGAGATTGCAGGGGAAGCCACAAGAAATATCAGTTAGACGAAATTATATTACTGCTGATGTTATCACAGCTTACGGAGACATAGATGCATCAAGACCATTGAAGGTGTGTTTTGCTGACGAAGATGACAAGGATATGACAAGAGAAATGTTTGGGTTGTTCTGGGAAAAGACATGCAGTGTATGGTTTCGAGGAGAAAATGCTACTATCCCGCTAGTACCCGTTGCGAAAAGAGCAGAAGCCAGACGTGTATTTCCGGTTCTTGGTAAAATTCTAGAGCATATGCTGTGCATACTTGGTCAATTCCCTACCCAGATATGTCGTAGTCTTGTTCTAGCTATAGCTCATCCCGACAAAGATGTTGATGCTGATTTAGTGCTTGATGATTATCTACTGTATGCACCGGAAAGAGAAAGTATTCTTTTGTCACAGAGTTTAGCGAAGTCTGATTGGTCTGAAAGTAGAAAGAAGCGTCTGACCAGATTTTTCAGCGTGAACAAGATTTCAATGCATCCAACACCAAAGTCATTTAGAGAAGACCTTTTAAACATTGCTTATGCAGAAATCATCGACTCTTCACATGTTTATGTTGCATTGATGAGGCGAGGAATTTCTGATTTTGCTTTAAAGCACTTCTTTGATGTTCTTGACACTGACGGTTTGAGGTCAGAGTATGAAATGACAAAACCCACAACTGAAAGAGTTGTTCAAATGATTGAAGATATGTTTGACAAAGCTGGCTTTAGTGCAGAAGAGAAAATCATCATCAATTATCTCAGCAACATTATCAGTGATATGAGCAAGAAACAACTACGACAATTTCTGATCTGGCTCACAGGTTCTCCTTGTATGCCTCAGAAAATCAACATTACTTTCAACACATCTGGAGGCAGGTCAAAGCTTCCTGTAGCACATAGCACAAGTCACGTGCTCGAACTGTCCAGAGACTATAGTTCGTATCAAGATTTTGAGCGTGTTTTGATGGACGTTCTGTCAAATGAATTCTTAATTGTTACAGCAGGTGAATCTGGTCGTTAAAACAACCACAAAGAAACGAAATAGTATCGACGAAGAGTGTAAAGTGATAAACATTCTTGCaactacatttaaatattttgatattcgcTCAATACATGATGATTTATTTAGTCTGATCCAATATGGTGATTTCTTTGTGACACTTGATGTGTGACCGTTGTCACTTTGGTACGTGTAGCTCAtgctgaaattcataaaattcagTATTTCCTTTAATCCTTTCAAAATAGGCATTTGTCAACATGTTTTATTGAAACGCTATATGCCACGATTTCAAAACCATCAGGTAAGTTTTGTATTGGAGAGTCCATGAAATTATACTGGATATACTGGACTTTCCAGGTTCGATGCAACCATgtgaacttttttattttgaattacgTCCACGTTATCTGCGTTGATGTTTTGCAACATAAAATCAACTTAAAACCatttataataagaaaaaaaaatactgattaacttatttatcttttaacagtGTAACGCTATAAAGAGATATTCGACATTCTTTTCCGAGAACAAGCAAAACAAGCAAATTTCTATATCATTATCTGAATGACAATATGAATTCATAAATGTTACAGCAGATAAATCTGGTCGTTGAAACAACCACAAAGAAACGAAACGGTATCGAAGAAATGTGTAAAGTTGTATACATTTAAGGAATTCAGAAACGCATCATccatatattgaatttatttcattcttgTAATTTATTTCtactatttttatatttacttatttattcatTAGGTCTGATCCACACTGTAAAAATATACTGTAATGTTTACGGTATGTACCGTTGAATAGTTACGGTATTTTGCCCGTACAGATGATTACGGAATTTAGACCGTGAACCCGCGGTAATTGCTGGAATAAAATAGCCGCCGCCTGAGACCAACGTGTAGAATATTTCTTGTATCAAATTTTTCTTGTTTAGAGATGCTTTTTAATAGCAGCTGTCCAAACATTTTCATGTTCGCAAGACGCAGCTGATATAGGTGTTCAAATACGCGACTGGTTTCATTAAACAGAAAATGTGTACATTACAAATTCTATAACAATGTTTCTACGGTAAAATTCCTGGCAGCTGGTTCCCAGTACCTTAACCGTTAAATAACAGTTAGGCCTGTAAAAAAGGAAACGGTCTGTCCTGTAAGTTTTACGGTAAAATTCCTTGAAACCAGATGCCAGGATGTTTACTGTAAATCATTATGGTATGTCTTTACAGTGGGTATGGTGGTTTCTTTTGTGAAGCTTGACGCATGACCGTCCTTACTTTGGTGCGTATAGCTCATgctgaaattcattaaaatcaatatttacttttattcttcTCAAAATAGACGTTTCTCAAAAACTTCATTGAAGCACTTTCAAACATCATCTGGATGTTTTTGTATTGGAGAGTCCGCCAAAATATACTGGACATACTGGACATTCAAGGTTCGATGCATTCACGTGAaggtttttattttgaattacgTTCACGTCATCTAATCGCTTTTTGCGACTTAAAATCAAATTAACCTTTTATCATTggaaaaacttatttatttatttatcttttaacgGTGTCACGACTTAAAACAGATGTTAGTTATTCTTGTCCGAAGTTaatcaaaagaaacaaatttatttatgtttgaaTGACACTAATCCGAATATGAGCTTCATTTATGGTATGATTGAAAGTGAAATTTATAGAAGCTCGTTTTCATATAGAAACCTTTTCTCATATCATTCAATGCATAAGATTGAAATTGTATCATTTCTGTGTCATTTCTTTGACACTTGATTTAAATGCTTGAAAAAAAGACaccttttttaatttgaaatgtactgATAATATGTTGTGTTTCCTCTAGTTTATGTTTGtgtatctctttttttttttttgatgaaattcTTTTCATGAGAAAAGTTTTGCATATTTGTGAGAATGTTAAGATGGCTCTGTTACTTTACACTTAGGATTTAACTCCTCTTATGAATGTTATACTAGGCCTTGAGCCAAGATCTCAAATTCCAAAAATTGGCGAACAAAATTTTAGTGCCTTTCATTTTAATAGTTATATGTCTGTTGTCTTTGAAACAGTCGGCGGCTCTCTTTGATATAACTTAATGGCCGATTTTCTTGAGTTTTACTTGCAATCATTATTTCGTTAAGATTTTGAGGATAATCTGTTTGCTTTGGAATACGGAAGGCtcattcagttttataaatatttgtaacatATAATACTAAAGTAAGAGCAAAGAGTTCTCGTGATGTCTCAATGACAGGTATAGCTCAATATGTgtcatgttttgtatttttaagtaATGCACTTATCGTTTGTTTATATAGCTTTAAGCAACTGTGTATTTTAGCTTGAGAATTTTAAgagttttattttaacaaatattagaTAGTATGTGAATTTTATTCGGGACAGAGTCAAAAGCAGATTGCGGAATCTTCGAATAAGATTGAATGAAATTCCATAGTTTGTGTATATAATTCAAGTAGCATATTGAGTAATGCACATTTattgataaatgtatttaaattttatagttaTAAATGTGTGTTTTGTATGAAAGGATAAATTCATTAAAGTAAACTTATTTTGTGTGTTCATTTAAGATGTATGCTGAGTTTTCTGTTAACCAAAGAGGTGTAGTATCACTTACATTAATTACTGCATCACTTAGTAtcaaagaaaattgaaataaagcCGGAAATGGCTTTAAAATTAATCCTATTAAATTAATTTAGTCAATGGTGCCGATCGTCCTGAGCATTTATGATTATGCAGAACCAATGCAAAAATGCATAGACCCTCTGGACAAACAGTTTATAGTCCTCGAATCGAACATTTGACTCCGTAAGATCCCGGGTTTCGACACAGTTGGCATCACAACTTAAAACAAGACACTTGTGGGGGATTTTAATTGTAGTTCCAGCTGAAAATT from Mercenaria mercenaria strain notata chromosome 11, MADL_Memer_1, whole genome shotgun sequence includes the following:
- the LOC123531430 gene encoding uncharacterized protein LOC123531430, translated to MAALKQVLQIEPAAELVFPVTFDENATTKLKLTNPSQESICFKIMVKVPAVYTFKPNKGIIPPNQSTEILVTLQSFKYDENQTYRHKIMVRSMFARGEQLEDRIDQMWKDISPDAVMGTKLDCRFIQAERKETLTSRMTTMKPDVTTEKHTRYKGQSRGSILVASIDIGNTYTRCAVSSKYDYHKDPTDITVLTHLCSTESTSNPTMVLKDDNKMFDSFGYDALDKYMEHRQGHLFKEIKLPLYRKLADKDINNVQIKDELGKQIPAVEVFQAIINRVKDHLHAELERLRTPMMPEEIYWVITVPAVFTDRAVTLIETAAIQSGIAKNNLNISTEPVSALEYCKHTHKRQHEYCTIYHPSGLTSSEADIFQDGRQYIVVDIGGETLDVTVIKTGLRRNVTEQHKVCVVGSGSNSLHEALDNVLTDLVGNKAYHRFSTEKHDDYRFLHKVFNETLKNEDTHSNRVISVKVLELIVFDIESEDNFKTALGMSPYAGEISVCADKLRLSAAFWKGLVAEYCLTLVKQLNDVFEKYSCDKNICLLLVGGSASFKTVQEAVMKEFNNFDIFIPMQPEIATVGGSVMLGHVPPFTIDRVPNGRDTIVMIEDNQSKASDCKIDDQAVASDFVQSISEMSVSSDFIEDETIARSSNMQTGLKSLSQRLQGKPQEISVRRNYITADVITAYGDIDASRPLKVCFADEDDKDMTREMFGLFWEKTCSVWFRGENATIPLVPVAKRAEARRVFPVLGKILEHMLCILGQFPTQICRSLVLAIAHPDKDVDADLVLDDYLLYAPERESILLSQSLAKSDWSESRKKRLTRFFSVNKISMHPTPKSFREDLLNIAYAEIIDSSHVYVALMRRGISDFALKHFFDVLDTDGLRSEYEMTKPTTERVVQMIEDMFDKAGFSAEEKIIINYLSNIISDMSKKQLRQFLIWLTGSPCMPQKINITFNTSGGRSKLPVAHSTSHVLELSRDYSSYQDFERVLMDVLSNEFLIVTAGESGR